Proteins encoded by one window of Burkholderia plantarii:
- a CDS encoding FAD-binding oxidoreductase, with translation MSPSSAFLDACRAAIGAEHVLTDPHDTAPFVTDWRKRYHGATGAVLRPGSTDEVAALVRLAVEHRVALVPQGGNTGLAGGATPDASGTQAVLSLGRLNRVRELDAHNNTITVEAGVILAEIQARAQDAGRLFALSLAAEGSCTIGGNLSTNAGGTAVLRYGNTRELCLGLEVVTPQGEIWNGLRGLRKDNTGYDLRDLYIGAEGTLGIITAAVMKLHPRPAAQVTALAALESAHAALDFLALAQRAAGPLLTGFELMSDFCMRLVGKHYPQLRYPFTGTHAQTVLLELSDNESEEHARALFEAMMAEAFDTGLVTDAVVAGNLAQSRAFWDLREHIPLAQADEGLNIKHDIAVPISSIARFIDETDTAIQQVAPGARMVTFGHLGDGNLHYNVQTPEGGDPKAFLAEFQEPINRVVYDNVQRHHGTISAEHGIGQLKIDDAQRYKSPVEVGLMKTLKQAFDPLGLMNPGKVLR, from the coding sequence ATGAGCCCTTCTTCCGCTTTCCTCGATGCCTGCCGCGCCGCGATCGGCGCCGAGCACGTCCTGACCGACCCGCACGACACGGCACCGTTCGTCACCGACTGGCGCAAGCGCTACCACGGCGCGACCGGCGCGGTGCTGCGCCCCGGCTCGACGGACGAGGTCGCGGCGCTGGTCAGGCTGGCGGTCGAGCATCGCGTCGCGCTGGTGCCGCAGGGCGGCAACACCGGCCTGGCCGGCGGCGCGACGCCCGATGCGAGCGGCACCCAGGCCGTGCTGAGCCTCGGGCGCCTGAACCGCGTGCGCGAGCTGGACGCGCACAACAACACGATCACCGTCGAGGCCGGCGTGATCCTGGCCGAGATCCAGGCACGCGCGCAGGACGCCGGCCGGCTGTTCGCGCTGAGCCTCGCGGCCGAAGGCAGCTGCACGATCGGCGGCAACCTCTCCACCAACGCGGGCGGCACCGCGGTGCTGCGCTACGGCAACACGCGCGAGCTCTGCCTCGGCCTCGAAGTGGTGACGCCGCAGGGCGAGATCTGGAACGGCCTGCGCGGGCTGCGCAAGGACAACACCGGCTACGACCTGCGCGATCTCTACATCGGCGCCGAGGGCACGCTCGGCATCATCACGGCGGCCGTGATGAAGCTGCATCCGCGCCCGGCCGCGCAGGTGACCGCGCTGGCCGCGCTCGAGTCGGCTCACGCCGCGCTCGATTTCCTGGCGCTCGCGCAGCGCGCGGCCGGCCCGCTGCTGACCGGTTTCGAGCTGATGTCGGATTTCTGCATGCGGCTCGTCGGCAAGCACTATCCGCAGTTGCGCTACCCGTTCACGGGCACCCATGCGCAGACGGTGCTGCTCGAACTGTCCGACAACGAAAGCGAGGAGCATGCGCGCGCGCTGTTCGAGGCGATGATGGCCGAGGCGTTCGACACCGGGCTCGTGACCGACGCGGTGGTGGCCGGGAATCTCGCGCAGTCGCGCGCGTTCTGGGACCTGCGCGAGCACATCCCGCTCGCGCAGGCCGACGAGGGGCTCAACATCAAGCACGACATCGCGGTACCGATCTCGTCGATCGCGCGCTTCATCGACGAGACCGACACGGCGATCCAGCAGGTCGCGCCCGGCGCGCGGATGGTCACGTTCGGCCACCTCGGCGACGGCAACCTGCACTACAACGTGCAGACCCCCGAGGGCGGCGACCCGAAGGCGTTCCTCGCCGAGTTCCAGGAGCCGATCAACCGCGTGGTGTACGACAACGTGCAGCGCCACCACGGCACGATCAGCGCCGAGCACGGCATCGGCCAGCTCAAGATCGACGACGCGCAGCGCTACAAGTCGCCAGTCGAGGTCGGGCTGATGAAGACGCTCAAGCAGGCGTTCGACCCGCTCGGTCTGATGAATCCCGGCAAGGTGCTGCGCTGA
- a CDS encoding DUF2069 domain-containing protein, with protein MNAPAAARAGYARLALGCLVALIALSLAWELWLAPLRPGGSALMLKAVPLALMVPGVWRRSVYTLQWASMLILLYFAEGVVRGMTDGGLSARLGWLECLLALGFFAAALACVAPFKRAARQAKAAGRMAEAAPAPSPRATRAGRSVTEPAAPRHGKPAEARRGKRAPRRPS; from the coding sequence ATGAACGCGCCGGCCGCCGCCCGCGCCGGTTACGCTCGGCTCGCGCTCGGCTGCCTCGTCGCGCTGATCGCGCTGTCGCTCGCCTGGGAGCTGTGGCTCGCGCCGCTGCGCCCGGGCGGCTCGGCGCTGATGCTGAAGGCGGTGCCGCTCGCGCTGATGGTGCCGGGCGTCTGGCGGCGCAGCGTCTACACGTTGCAATGGGCGTCGATGCTGATCCTGCTCTACTTCGCCGAGGGCGTCGTGCGCGGCATGACCGACGGCGGGCTGTCGGCGCGGCTCGGCTGGCTCGAATGCCTGCTCGCGCTCGGCTTCTTCGCCGCCGCGCTCGCCTGCGTCGCGCCGTTCAAGCGCGCGGCGCGGCAGGCGAAGGCCGCCGGCCGGATGGCCGAGGCCGCGCCCGCCCCCTCTCCCCGCGCCACGCGCGCCGGCCGCTCCGTCACGGAGCCGGCGGCGCCGCGGCACGGCAAACCGGCCGAGGCGCGGCGTGGCAAGCGCGCGCCGCGCCGCCCTTCCTGA
- the wrbA gene encoding NAD(P)H:quinone oxidoreductase — protein MKDILVLYYSRHGATRELALAIAAGIDAVPGAQARIRTVPPVSTVCEASEPEIPSDGPPYAEPRDLEECAGLALGSPTRFGNMAAPLKYFLDGTTAQWLAGALGGKPGAVFTSTGSLHGGQESTLLSMMLPLMHHGMLIVGIPYTESALTTTDGGGTPYGASHHARSGHGAARAGLLSADERGLAVALGTRLAQAALRLAAPL, from the coding sequence ATGAAAGACATCCTGGTGCTCTATTACAGCCGCCACGGCGCGACGCGCGAACTCGCGCTCGCGATCGCGGCCGGCATCGACGCCGTGCCCGGCGCGCAGGCGCGCATCCGCACGGTGCCGCCCGTCTCCACCGTCTGCGAGGCCAGCGAGCCCGAGATTCCGTCCGACGGCCCGCCCTACGCCGAGCCGCGCGATCTCGAGGAATGCGCGGGCCTCGCGCTCGGCTCGCCGACGCGCTTCGGCAACATGGCCGCGCCGCTCAAGTACTTCCTCGACGGCACCACCGCGCAGTGGCTCGCCGGCGCGCTCGGCGGCAAGCCCGGCGCCGTGTTCACGTCCACCGGCAGCCTGCACGGCGGCCAGGAATCGACGCTGCTGTCGATGATGCTGCCGCTCATGCACCACGGCATGCTGATCGTCGGCATCCCGTACACCGAAAGCGCGCTGACCACCACCGACGGCGGCGGCACGCCCTACGGCGCCTCGCATCACGCGCGCAGCGGCCACGGCGCCGCGCGCGCGGGCCTGCTGTCCGCCGACGAGCGCGGGCTCGCCGTCGCGCTCGGCACCCGGCTCGCGCAGGCCGCGCTGCGGCTGGCCGCCCCGCTATGA